Part of the Sulfuriflexus mobilis genome is shown below.
TAAGGTACCAGTTTCATCGTCACAGCATCGCAACACCAGACCAGTTGTCGGGAGTAACCTTTATGTTTCGAAATCTAAGTATCCAGCTAAAATTAACCGCTGCAAACGGGATTGTTATAGTCTTGTTTGTTTTGGCACTGTGGAGTGCGTTGGGCGGAATGTTCTCGGCAGCAGAAGAGTCAGACCGGTTCTTTAAGGACAATCTGGTTCGCCAAACGGCGTACCAGAATATGTTTTCCGATGGCCTGCTGTCAGGTGTGGCGCTGCGTAACCTGGTGCTCAAACCACACTTGAAAAAACCCTATAAGGTTGTACCTGCAGCAATCAAGCGTTTTGACGAGGCGTTTAGTCTTGCCCAGTCTGTTTCGTCACAGGATGCCTCAAGACAAGAGAGTTATGCGGTAATCAAGAAACACTGGGAGTTATGTCGTAAAGCAAAAATGGAGGTGCTTGATCTCGTCAAGTCCGGTGATATCGAAGCCGCCACAAATAAGCTTACAACAGAAGAGCACCCTAACTGGCAGAAAGTCCGTGTTGAGGTTCAGAAACTGACTAATGCCGAACAGGCACATAATAGTGAGGTTCAACTAAACATGGTTTCACGCAATAAAGAAACCCTGAATAGAACGCTGATTATTACTGTTATTGCGATATTCACAAGTGTATTGATAGGCTTCTTTATTATACGCAGTATCAAAAAGGCGTTTACCAATGTGGTGACGTCGCTTAATGATATTGCCAGCGGTGAAGGTGATCTGACCCAGCGTATGGAAGAAACCGGTGCAAAAGAAGTCGTTGAGCTGTCTGCCAGTTTCAACGTCTTTATCGCCAAAATCCAGAACTTGATCAGGGAAATAGCGTCAACCAGTGAGCAGTTTATCATTTCCGTTAAACAGTTAACGGAACTCAGTGTGGAGACAAAACTTAATATCAATCAACAGGAAGACAAGATTGAGCAAGTTGCCACGGCCATGAATGAAATGACTGCAACGGTTCAGGAAGTTGCGCGAAATGCCAGTGATGCCTCTGCATCGGCACAGGCTGCAGATAAGGAGTCTGAAAATGGCCAGCAGGTTGTTGCAGAAGTGACCAAGTCGATAAATGACCTGGCGGCAGATGTGCAGACGACCTCAACAGCCATTAACACCCTGGAAAAAGATACCGAACAAATTGGTTCTGTCCTGGATGTTATTAAGGGTATTGCCGAACAGACTAACCTGCTGGCACTGAATGCCGCGATTGAGGCCGCCCGCGCCGGGGAACAGGGTCGTGGTTTTGCGGTCGTTGCCGACGAAGTGCGTACATTGGCCAGCCGTACCCAGGAATCTACCCAGGAGATTCAGGAAATGATTGAGCGCCTGCAGATAGGCGCCAAGGGTGCCGTTCAGGCCATGGAACACGGGCAACAGAAAACCCTGACTACAGTGGATAAGGCCCAGCTGGCGGGGCAGGCACTGACGGCCATTACCCGTGCGGTTTCAAATATTGCAGAGCAAAATGGTCAAATTGCGGTGGCGGCAGAAGAACAGTCGTATGTGGCTGAGGACATAAACCAGAACGTTGTCGGTATTAACACGCTGGCCGTACAGGCGGCACACGATGCCGAAAAGGCCGCTGCTGCCAGTCAGGAGATGGAACGCACGGCGTATGACCTGCAACAAATGATTAGTGTGTTTAAAGTATAAGTATCATGGATGTAAATTGAGCGCTTGTTGCCGGGGTGTAGACGGAAGGGATTCCAGCTGTGCCCCGGCATGCTTGGTTTTGTATTGCATTTTCAGATTATTAGGGCTTAAGACTGTTAAGAAGGGCCTTAATGCATTGCACATTACTTTTTACCATGCGGGTACCCTGTTCTATCTTGGCCGTTGCGACCATGCCCCGGCTGACCGTCAGTAGAAAATGCGAAAATTCTTTCAGATCCATATCGCCGGGTAGCTCAGCCCTTTGTTGTGCATTTTTCAGCACGGCATAGAAGGCGTCTTCATGATGGTGGGCAAAGCCTTGTATAACGGAGCGTGCCTCCAGGTCTGCAGAGCATAATTCCATGGAGGTATTGAGCAGAAAACAGCCGTTCACCACAGACTGATTCTCCAGCACCCCCTGCAAGACATCGAAAAAGCGGTGCAGTGATTTAATCCCATCTTCCGCCACCAGCGAATCAAGCAGCACCTGCCCGGCACCGGCGGCATAACGCTTTAACGTGGCCAGAAACAGTGCATGTTTATTGCCAAAGGTATTGTAAATACTGAATTTGTTGATCCCCAGCCCCTGCTCCAGTTCCTTCATGGAAGTGGCCTCATAGCCCTTCTCCCAGAACAGGTGCATGGCCTTGTCGAGGACCTCATCAGGATCAAATTCCTTGCTACGCCCCATCTTGGCACCATTTCGTTTAATCTAACCGTATAGTTATAAATATTGCACCATAACTGATACTAGTCAAGTTACTATAATCATAGATCTATCTAATCCTCTGTAAAACAAAAGAAATCTTGTTAGGGGAAACCACGAGGAGTTTTTCTTGACCGGATGGTTAGCTTCGATCTAATATCTAACCGTTCGTTTTGATAATAACAGTCAACAAAGGAGACCCGAATGTCCCAGTCCAGCTCTCTCAATGAGCAATGTCAGGCCACCGTCGCCAATTTCATGCAGAACCTGGATGAACCGCAACGCCAGACCGTGACGCAGAGTTTCGAGAAGATCATGCAGTCTGAGCTAGGTATAAAGGCGAAAAGACCTGGCGACACGGCACCCACCTTTGCACTCACCAACAGCCGCGGCGGTATGACAGAACTCCCCGACTTGCTGGAGCAAGGCCCGCTGGTGATCAGCTTTTACCGTGGCGGCTGGTGTCCGTTTTGTAACCTCGAATTTCGGGCCCTGACGGATATCCTGCCGGAGATACAATCCCTGGGGGCA
Proteins encoded:
- a CDS encoding methyl-accepting chemotaxis protein; the protein is MFRNLSIQLKLTAANGIVIVLFVLALWSALGGMFSAAEESDRFFKDNLVRQTAYQNMFSDGLLSGVALRNLVLKPHLKKPYKVVPAAIKRFDEAFSLAQSVSSQDASRQESYAVIKKHWELCRKAKMEVLDLVKSGDIEAATNKLTTEEHPNWQKVRVEVQKLTNAEQAHNSEVQLNMVSRNKETLNRTLIITVIAIFTSVLIGFFIIRSIKKAFTNVVTSLNDIASGEGDLTQRMEETGAKEVVELSASFNVFIAKIQNLIREIASTSEQFIISVKQLTELSVETKLNINQQEDKIEQVATAMNEMTATVQEVARNASDASASAQAADKESENGQQVVAEVTKSINDLAADVQTTSTAINTLEKDTEQIGSVLDVIKGIAEQTNLLALNAAIEAARAGEQGRGFAVVADEVRTLASRTQESTQEIQEMIERLQIGAKGAVQAMEHGQQKTLTTVDKAQLAGQALTAITRAVSNIAEQNGQIAVAAEEQSYVAEDINQNVVGINTLAVQAAHDAEKAAAASQEMERTAYDLQQMISVFKV
- a CDS encoding TetR/AcrR family transcriptional regulator, translated to MGRSKEFDPDEVLDKAMHLFWEKGYEATSMKELEQGLGINKFSIYNTFGNKHALFLATLKRYAAGAGQVLLDSLVAEDGIKSLHRFFDVLQGVLENQSVVNGCFLLNTSMELCSADLEARSVIQGFAHHHEDAFYAVLKNAQQRAELPGDMDLKEFSHFLLTVSRGMVATAKIEQGTRMVKSNVQCIKALLNSLKP
- a CDS encoding peroxiredoxin-like family protein, whose product is MSQSSSLNEQCQATVANFMQNLDEPQRQTVTQSFEKIMQSELGIKAKRPGDTAPTFALTNSRGGMTELPDLLEQGPLVISFYRGGWCPFCNLEFRALTDILPEIQSLGANLIGISPETPQNAKETVRVHELGFDVLSDIGNKTARGYGLLMEVFEEMRPLYLEWGMDIPAANGDASYEIPIPATYVIATDGTIVAAHVDKNYTMRMEPVDILDALRNL